Genomic window (Elusimicrobiota bacterium):
CGCCAACACCTGGCGGGCTCTCAGCGGGGCGGATCTGACCTACCGCTACCAGCCGGCCCAGGGCGGGCTTTATCGGGGGCTGGTTTGGGGCACCGAGGTCGTGATGAACAACGAGCGACGCTTTGACCCGAGCACGAGGCTGCCCACGGACCGCGTCCGTGCCTTCGGGGGTTTCTCGTATATTCAAGCCAAGATGGGCCGGCGTTGGCGCCCCGGCGTCATGCTGGACCTGGCCGAGAGCCTCGACAACGGCAAGGCCTTGACCAGAACCTTCACGGGATTCTTGACCTGGGACTTGACCGAATTCCAAAGGCTGAGGCTCTCCTATTCCCACGCCGCCAACAACATCCCCGGCCGCTCCTCGAACCACATCGTGGCCCTTCAGTGGACGGGGGTGCTGGGGCACCACGTGCACGGCTTTCGCGACCGCTAGGAGACAACATGAAAACACTTGTTTTGGCCGTCGTTTTGCTGGCGTGCCCCGGGTTTCAGGCGCAGGCCCGGAAGATATTGGTGGTCGCCACCACGCCCGAGCTCGTGGACATGACGAAAAGTGTCGGGGGCGATTTGGTCGAGGTCTCGGGCATCGCCCGTGGCGCCGAGGACATCCATCAGGTAGTGATGCGCCCGAGCTTTGCGACCAAGCTCAACCGGGCCGACGCCGTGGTCTATATGGGTCTCACGATAGAGCATTCCTTCCTCCCCGGCCTGCTGGCCGTGGCCGCCAACCCGCGCATGGCCTCGGACTGGGTCAGGACCTGCGCCGGAGAGGGCTGCATTGACTGCTCGGAGGGCGTGAGCGTTCTCGAGAAGCCGCAGACCGTGAGCCGGGCCGAGGGAGAGATCCATCCCCAGGGAAATCCCCATTACAACCTCGAGCCGTCCCAAGGGCCCCGCATGGCCCGAGTCATCGCCAAGGGCTTGTCGCGCATCGCGCCGGAGCGCGCCGCGGAGTTCCAGAATAATCTAAAATCCTACCTGGCCGAGCTCGAGCCAAAGATCGAGGAATGGCGGCGGCGGGCAGCGCCCCTCAAGGGCCTCAAGGCCGTCTCCTACCATAAGGACACGGCCTACCTGGGCCGATTCACCGGCATTGACTTCGTGGACACCGTTGAGCTCAAGCCGGGAATAGCGCCCACGGGCCAGCACATCGAGGCCTTGGTCAAGCGCATGAAAGAGGAGGACATCAAGCTGATCGTGAGAGAACAGCAGTACGCCCCCAAAACCTGCGACCGCCTTGCGGAAATGACGGGAGCGCGAGTGGCCGTCATCGGCACTATGGCCAACGCCCTACCCGGCACGGAGACTTTCGCTAAATTCTCGGAGCATAACTTGAACGCCTTGCTCAAGGCGACCGAGGGGCGGCCTTGAGGGGGGCTCTTTTTGGCCTCCAGCATGCTTGCTTGGGCTACGGCCAGCACCCGGTGCTCAAGGGCGTGGATTTCGCGGTGGAGTCTGGCTCGTTCGTGGGCGTGCTGGGCTACAACGGCTCCGGAAAGACCACCATGCTCAAAACCGTCCTGGGGCTTCTCCCGTGTCTCAAGGGCCGCGTCCTTCACCGCGGCCCGGCCCGCTTCGGCTACGTTCCCCAAAAGGAGAAGCTCGATCCCCTGTATCCATTGACCGCCTACGACGTGGCGGCCTTGGGAACGTGCCGGGGGCTCGAGCTTTTCTCGGGACTCAGGGCCGCGTCGCGCCGGCCCGCGGTCGAGACGTGTCTGGCGGAATGCGGGGCCTTGGAGTTCTCCGCTCGGCGCTACAGCGACCTTTCCGGCGGCCAAAGGCAGAGGGTGCTCATCGCCCGAGCCCTGGCCGCGGGGCCGGAGATATTGGCTTTGGACGAGCCCTTGTCCGGGATTGACATCTCCACCCAGGCGGCCCTCATAGCACTTCTCAAGGCTCTCAAGGAGAAGCGGGGGCTTACGGTCCTAATGGTGAGCCATCGCGTCCAGGCGGAGAAGGAACTGTTCACGCACATCGTATGGTGCGAGGACGGCAAAGCCGTCATGGGGCCGGCCCGAGAGATGCTTTCCGGAGGCAGGATCGGCCAGGTTTTCCAATCGGAATTATGATTGAGATATTGAAACCCGGCTTTCTCCTCCACCACGCGCTTTACGGCAGCCTGGTGATGGGTTTTGTCTGTCCTTTGGTGGGAGTTTACTTTCTTTTGCGCCGGCTGGTTTTTTGGGGCGTGGCCCTGCCCCAGGTCTCGGCCGCGGGCATTGCCTTTGCCTTCCTGCTTCAAGGCCTGGGCGTTCATTGGCTCGCCGGAGGCGAGGCCGACGAGCGGCATTTGGCCATCATCGCCTCCTTCGTTTTTACCGGAGCCGCGATCCTGATCTTGGCGGCGCTCGAGAGGCGCGGGCATGGAGTCTCGGAGGGGCATTTGGGCGCGTTGTACGCCTTGGCCGGAGCGAGCTCCGTTCTTTTCGTGGCCTGGAACGCGGCGGGAGAGACCGAGATCATGGGCCTTCTCAAGGGGGAAATCATTTCTCTTTCGGAGCGCGATTTTCATGCCATGCTCAACGCCTCGGCCGTCATCGCCGCCTGCTTATTCCTTTTTCAAAAAGAGTTTCTTCTCGTTTCCTACGACAGGGACATGGCGGTCACCTTGGGGCGCCGCGTCGCGGCCTGGGAGAACCTCCTCTATCTGCTGGTGGGCCTCACCATTTCTTTGGGAGTCATGACCGTGGGGCCCCTGGTGGTCTTCGGCTTTTTAGCCGTCCCCCCCATGGCGGCCCTGCCCTGGGCCAGGGGCATGGGCTCCTTCTCGCTCCTGGCCTCTCTCTGCGGGGGGGCCAGCGCCTTCCTCGGCTTCTACCTGTCCTATGTTTATGATCTCCCTCTCGGTCCGGTGATCGTCTGCGCCGCTTGCGCCATGATGATATTGTCCAGGGGCTTGAGCGCTCTCGCGCGCAAGGCCTGATGCCGTCCAGGGAGAAGGGCATGTTCCAGGCGGGCATGGGGCTGTGGGCTATTCTCTTCCTTGGAGCGTATAGTCTTTCTTTCTGGATACCATTTCTCTACGACGATCAAGGCATCATGCTGAAGCACCCTTTGATCATAGGCCCTTGGCCGGGAATCAATGCCATCCTCGCGACTCCCCTCACCAGAGGGGGGGAGTACGAGCCTTTGAACGTGCTTCTGCACTGGTTTTTGCGCCGTTTCGCAGGAGAGCATGTCTTTTTGTACCGCTTGAGCAGCCTGCTCCTTCACGGGGCCAACGCCTTCCTGCTGTATCGCCTCTCTCGGCGCCTTTTTGAGATTGCGGGAAGCCCCGCTCGGCAAGCTTTCTGGTCCGCCTGGGCCGTAGCGACCCTCTTCTCCCTTTTCCCGGCTCACGCGGAAATAATGGCCGTCTCTTCCTTCAAGAAGCATTTGGCGGTGGGTTTTTTCGGGCTGGTCATGCTCAACGTCCAGGTGGAGGACGGCCTCTCCAACGCGGCGCGCTGCCTGATCGCGGGAGCGGCGCTTTCGGCGGCGCTTTTGTTTAAAGAAAGCGCCGCTGCTCTGCCATTTTTGGCGGGGCTGCTCAGCTCTCTCCATTTTTCGCGTAGAAAATTTTTAGAAGAATGCGCATTTCTTGCAGGACTTGTGATTATCAGCCTGGCCTATGCTTCAGCTCGGTTTCTTCTAGTGCCGAGGGTTCTAGCGCCCTTGACCCCGGGAGGGGCCCTGGCCCACGGGCTTACGAGCCTCAAGATAGGCCTCTGGTCCTTGGGACAGCTGTTCTGGCCTTCGAGCCTCTGCTTGGAGCACTCCCTGGCTGCGGTGCGCTCGCCTTTTTCATGGGAGGGATGGCTGCTCGCCGCGGCCACGGTCGGGCTGGCTTATGGAATCATTCGGCTCCGCCGCTTCGACCGCTTGGCCTGCTGCGGGGCCCTTTGGGCCTTGGCGGCGCTGACACCCTTTCTCAACCTGGTTCCGTTTCTCAACTACAGCCTGGTTGCCGACCGCTATCTCTACCTCGCAAGCGCGGGTTTTCTTCTCATGACGGTGAGGCTTTTTCTCCTTTTCTCCCGAGCCGCCCGAAGCCTCGCGGCGCTCGGGTGGCTTCTTCTTGCGGGCCTTTACAGCGCTTTGAGCGCGGCGCATTTGAAGCGCTTCACCGATCCCTGGGACTTGTGGTCCCATGCCCTGGCTTGCGCCCCGGACAATCCCCGTCCGCATGCCCAGATGGCGTATCTTTATCTCAAGCGCATGAGATACGCCGAGGCGGCCCGGGAGTTCGAGGCGGCTTTGCGCCTGGAGCCTTCGGCGCGGCCCTTGTTCTACCTGGATTTGGGTCTGGCCTACGCTGAGAGCGGCGAAGTGGCGGAGGCCATCGCCGTGACCCGGGCGGGGAACGCCCGCAAGCCCAATCCCGAGGCCTTGAACAATTTGGGGATATTCCACCAGCGTCAAGGGGATCTCCCCGAGGCCCTCCGGGCCTTGCGGGAAGCCGCGCGCCTCGACTCTTTAAATCCCGGGATCCGCTTGAACCTTGGCGGCGTCCTCCTGGAGTCGGGGCTGTTCAAGGAGGCCGAGGAGAACCTGTATCTTGCCGCCCGGGAGGCCGCCCTCAAGCCCAAGGCCCTGGCGCTCTTGGGGGAGCTGGCCGTAAAAAAGGGTCAGCCCGAGCGGGCCATGGCCCTCTTCGAGGAGTCCTTGGGGCTCGAGTCCTCCTCCTGGCCTTCCACGGCGAGCCTGGCCAGGCTCTACATGAGGCGCCGGGGCTCGGATAAGGCCCGGGCCCTCATGGATGTCTTTATCTCCCGCCTGGGGGATGGATTGGCGGAGCTGCGTCTGAACGGCGATCCGAAGGACGGCCCGCAGGGACGGTACTTGGAGGAGCTCTACCGCAAGGCTCTCAAAGAGAGGCGGGAGATTTTACGCGGAAGGGGGTAGGCCGGGGCGGCGTTTGTTGTGCCCTTCCTGATACCCCAGATCGCGCAGCAAGTCCTTGATCTTTTTCTCGTCGCCGCGCGTCCCCCATAGCCCATCCAAGGTCCCGGCGTAGCCTTTGCTGCGCGAGTTGAGCTCGCTCGGGTTCTCCTTGGAATCGATGGCGAGGCTCAAGTGCCTGGTTCCCAGGGACCGCCCGCCCGGATCGATGAAATTCAGCCAGAGGCACTGCGCCGAGAAGGCGAAGGCCTCATTGGCCATAGTATCCTTGGGGTCGAAAAGCCCCTCCATGTGGGCCAGGGCATGGGCCGCCTCATGAATGATGGTGGAGAAAACGTATTTGGGTTCGGCGCGGGCGGCGATGAACGGCAGAGCCCGGTTGAGAAGTATCCCGCCGAGAGCTCGGCGGGAAGGGTCGTACTTGTAGACGCCCATTTCCTCCCTTTCAAGCTCGTCGTCTTGGTCAATTCTGATGCGCCCTTGGGCGAACAGGGCCTCGGCGTAGGCCATCACGGCTTTGAGTTCGGCCGGCGCCGCGAAAGGGCCTTGGCTCAAGGCATTTCGGCCCGAGTCCATCAAATCCTTGACCGTGGCGGGTTTGCCGTGATAGGGGGAGAGGTCCCAGGGGTGGAGGCTTGCCTCCACCGCGATCCGCGCGCGGGGAATGTCCTCGTGCGAGAGCCCGAAGGCCTGCTCGGCGACCATGGAGTCGGAGACCAGCCTGTTCCCGGCCAGATCTCGGGTGCGCGCGATCTCGGCCACGAGAGCCTGCTCTTGCCCTAAGGCGGGGACGGCGAGAAGAAGGGCGGCCAGCGAATAGGGAGCCTTGATTCTCACGGTCCCGAGCCTCCGGCCGGGACGGCGAAACGCGCCGCGCAGCGGCGGACTTCTTCAAGATGGGCGAGCCTGAACTTCTCGGCCCGCTCGCGCCAAGTATTGGACACGACCAAGAGGCGGACAAGCGCGTCGTAGCGTTGTGAGAGCTCGTAATGGCGAAGGAAGTGGTCTTGGCCCAGGCTTGCCGCCGCTTGGCCGCGGATGGAAGCGGCTCCGGGGAGCTGGGCGGACTCGAGGTCCTGTATGTCTCGCCGCAGGTCCCGGATTTGCCCGCTCAACAGCTGGGGAGCGTCGGGCAGGCGCAGGATTTCGGCGAGCTCGGCCCTTTTGATCGCGAGGGCCGCCCGCGACAGGGCGTCCGCGCGGTAGAGGTCGCGCTGGCGTGCCGAGACGGGAGGCACAGGATCCGCGTGCGAGCGCCGGTACTCGAGCGTCGCGGAATAAACGGCCTTGGCGTTTCCCGGGGAAGGAAGCGTGTAGGAAAGTTCGACGGCCTTGTCCAGCAGGTATTGGCCGGCGGACCACTGACTTGCCACCGTCGCGACGCTCTTGTTGCGGGTCGCGGGGCACCCCGCTTCGATCCAGAACATGGCCGAGCTCGCGAAGGCCTCCTCCTCGCTGTCGAGAGTGGCTGGAAGCCCCCGCTTAGCCTGCTCGATATGAGTCAGCTCATGGACCAGCATGGCGGCGATGTCCTCCGGGCTTGACTCTCTCATGAAATCAGGCTGGACGCTGATGTGCTGGCCCAATAGAGCCGCGGCCATGGCGCCGCCTCCGCTTTCATCGCCGGTGAACAGCGAGCCCCCGCGCTCCTGCAGGCGGGCCAGGACGGCGAGTTTTTCGCGTCCGATATCGGAACGGGAGAGGACTTCCTTGGCTTGGCTCATCTTGAGCCGCAAACTCGGGTCCTCAAGCAGCCGCAAAACCGAGTCGTAGCGCAGGACGGCGAAGCGCGGGTCGTCGGCAGGAATGTCGAGGCCTTTGGCCCGGAGGGCTGGAGAAAACGGAGCCAGAAGCGCGAAAATGAGCGCAAGAATCGCCACGCCTCATTATGGGATTTCCGCAGGACCCCGGCGAGGGCCTTTGGGCCTAGAGAGGCTAGGCCTTTCGGCCTAGCCCGGAAGAGGAGTTATTCACACAACTTCGCGGCGAAGTTGTGTGAATAACTCCTCACCGGGGCCTTTCTCCCTCATAAAATAAGCCCCGCAAGGGATGATGAGGGCACCCAGGATCACGTAGAGCCTCCAATAGGTCTTGTGGAGGGCGATCCAGAAGGGGCCGCCCCCGTGAGAGCTCTGCCACCAGGCCGCCAGGGCCAAAACCAGGAAACAGGCCGTGGTCGAGAGCATCAAGGCGATGATTTTTCTGGATTC
Coding sequences:
- a CDS encoding metal ABC transporter permease yields the protein MIEILKPGFLLHHALYGSLVMGFVCPLVGVYFLLRRLVFWGVALPQVSAAGIAFAFLLQGLGVHWLAGGEADERHLAIIASFVFTGAAILILAALERRGHGVSEGHLGALYALAGASSVLFVAWNAAGETEIMGLLKGEIISLSERDFHAMLNASAVIAACLFLFQKEFLLVSYDRDMAVTLGRRVAAWENLLYLLVGLTISLGVMTVGPLVVFGFLAVPPMAALPWARGMGSFSLLASLCGGASAFLGFYLSYVYDLPLGPVIVCAACAMMILSRGLSALARKA
- a CDS encoding ATP-binding cassette domain-containing protein: MRGALFGLQHACLGYGQHPVLKGVDFAVESGSFVGVLGYNGSGKTTMLKTVLGLLPCLKGRVLHRGPARFGYVPQKEKLDPLYPLTAYDVAALGTCRGLELFSGLRAASRRPAVETCLAECGALEFSARRYSDLSGGQRQRVLIARALAAGPEILALDEPLSGIDISTQAALIALLKALKEKRGLTVLMVSHRVQAEKELFTHIVWCEDGKAVMGPAREMLSGGRIGQVFQSEL
- a CDS encoding tetratricopeptide repeat protein, encoding MPSREKGMFQAGMGLWAILFLGAYSLSFWIPFLYDDQGIMLKHPLIIGPWPGINAILATPLTRGGEYEPLNVLLHWFLRRFAGEHVFLYRLSSLLLHGANAFLLYRLSRRLFEIAGSPARQAFWSAWAVATLFSLFPAHAEIMAVSSFKKHLAVGFFGLVMLNVQVEDGLSNAARCLIAGAALSAALLFKESAAALPFLAGLLSSLHFSRRKFLEECAFLAGLVIISLAYASARFLLVPRVLAPLTPGGALAHGLTSLKIGLWSLGQLFWPSSLCLEHSLAAVRSPFSWEGWLLAAATVGLAYGIIRLRRFDRLACCGALWALAALTPFLNLVPFLNYSLVADRYLYLASAGFLLMTVRLFLLFSRAARSLAALGWLLLAGLYSALSAAHLKRFTDPWDLWSHALACAPDNPRPHAQMAYLYLKRMRYAEAAREFEAALRLEPSARPLFYLDLGLAYAESGEVAEAIAVTRAGNARKPNPEALNNLGIFHQRQGDLPEALRALREAARLDSLNPGIRLNLGGVLLESGLFKEAEENLYLAAREAALKPKALALLGELAVKKGQPERAMALFEESLGLESSSWPSTASLARLYMRRRGSDKARALMDVFISRLGDGLAELRLNGDPKDGPQGRYLEELYRKALKERREILRGRG
- a CDS encoding zinc ABC transporter substrate-binding protein codes for the protein MKTLVLAVVLLACPGFQAQARKILVVATTPELVDMTKSVGGDLVEVSGIARGAEDIHQVVMRPSFATKLNRADAVVYMGLTIEHSFLPGLLAVAANPRMASDWVRTCAGEGCIDCSEGVSVLEKPQTVSRAEGEIHPQGNPHYNLEPSQGPRMARVIAKGLSRIAPERAAEFQNNLKSYLAELEPKIEEWRRRAAPLKGLKAVSYHKDTAYLGRFTGIDFVDTVELKPGIAPTGQHIEALVKRMKEEDIKLIVREQQYAPKTCDRLAEMTGARVAVIGTMANALPGTETFAKFSEHNLNALLKATEGRP